In one window of Zestosphaera sp. DNA:
- a CDS encoding multiprotein bridging factor aMBF1, whose amino-acid sequence MSSDLTYCEMCGRPIKKREARVVYVEGSKLVLCFSCYSKVSKRAVSAELREIAQKPASTHSHRPSLTTRATSKTPQKSSKVVDEYEVVPDYHERIKKAREKLGWSQKVLANAVRESENVIKRIEAGRLVPSIDLARRLENVLKIQLLEPVVDTSVSTSKTVSKGITGLTIGDVMVLRKEEKE is encoded by the coding sequence TTGAGTAGTGACTTGACTTACTGTGAGATGTGCGGCAGACCCATAAAGAAGAGAGAAGCTAGAGTAGTTTATGTTGAGGGGAGTAAGCTAGTTCTGTGTTTTTCTTGCTATTCTAAAGTCTCTAAGAGAGCCGTGAGCGCTGAGCTGAGAGAAATCGCTCAAAAGCCTGCATCAACACACTCACACAGACCCAGTCTCACCACTCGAGCAACTAGCAAGACACCGCAGAAAAGTAGTAAAGTGGTAGATGAGTACGAAGTGGTTCCAGACTATCATGAGAGAATAAAGAAAGCTAGAGAGAAGCTAGGATGGTCGCAGAAAGTGCTTGCTAACGCAGTTAGAGAGAGCGAGAATGTTATTAAGAGAATAGAAGCCGGACGTCTAGTCCCCTCAATAGACCTAGCACGCAGGTTAGAGAACGTACTTAAAATACAGCTGTTAGAGCCGGTAGTCGACACAAGCGTCAGTACCTCAAAAACCGTGAGTAAGGGTATTACGGGCCTCACAATAGGTGACGTAATGGTTTTAAGGAAGGAAGAGAAGGAGTAG
- the hflX gene encoding GTPase HflX: MSKKSILVARESDLSEALSLADTIRLNIVKKLILRNNYRPDRNYFLNSRLLDEVKSLLNTLNSNKTIIDSIYIYEVLHPRQVVNLIKELKLEVRDKILMVLEIFAGHAGSKEAKLQIEMAEITYQLPIVKEWIRKAKLGELPGFMGPGEYATETYYNHMRRRLAKIRKDLNELRIRRRKERELRVSKGFPHIAISGYANAGKTTLFNSLTKLSKPTGPEMFTTISPKVALALIDCSEVVFVDTVGFIRDLPPEVIEAFYATLEEISFSDLAVLVLDSSEPSNMIESKLKTSLDILSKIGYFGKPLIVALNKIDLSNDLENIESLVRDYMSSNYLWSWRLVKVSALKGKGLSELKKVLCEFLSPKTSEGLKTSSFRHN; the protein is encoded by the coding sequence ATGAGTAAGAAATCAATACTAGTAGCTAGAGAAAGCGATTTAAGTGAGGCGCTTTCTCTAGCTGACACAATACGTTTAAATATAGTTAAGAAACTCATACTACGAAATAACTACAGACCAGACAGAAACTACTTCCTCAACTCAAGACTACTAGACGAAGTCAAGAGTCTCCTTAACACTCTCAACTCGAACAAAACAATAATAGACTCAATCTACATCTATGAAGTCCTACACCCACGTCAGGTAGTCAATTTAATAAAAGAGCTAAAGTTAGAAGTTAGAGACAAGATACTAATGGTTCTTGAAATATTCGCTGGCCACGCAGGCTCTAAAGAAGCTAAGTTGCAGATAGAGATGGCTGAGATAACATATCAACTACCCATCGTTAAAGAGTGGATTAGGAAAGCTAAGTTAGGTGAGCTCCCGGGTTTCATGGGTCCTGGAGAATACGCTACCGAGACCTACTATAACCACATGAGAAGAAGACTCGCTAAAATAAGAAAAGACTTGAATGAGTTGAGAATCAGGAGAAGAAAAGAAAGAGAACTTAGAGTCTCTAAAGGTTTCCCACACATAGCTATTTCAGGCTACGCCAACGCAGGAAAAACAACTCTATTTAATTCCCTAACTAAACTAAGCAAGCCTACAGGTCCAGAAATGTTCACAACTATTTCTCCTAAAGTGGCGTTAGCGTTAATAGACTGCTCTGAGGTAGTGTTTGTCGACACTGTAGGTTTCATAAGAGACTTACCTCCGGAAGTTATAGAGGCTTTCTACGCTACACTAGAAGAAATCTCATTCTCAGACTTGGCAGTCTTAGTTCTAGACTCTTCTGAACCCTCAAACATGATTGAGTCGAAACTAAAGACTTCACTAGATATACTATCGAAGATAGGATACTTTGGGAAACCTCTCATCGTAGCTCTAAATAAAATCGACTTAAGTAACGACCTAGAAAACATAGAGAGTCTAGTCAGAGACTACATGTCTTCTAACTACTTATGGAGTTGGCGTCTAGTTAAAGTTTCTGCTCTGAAGGGTAAGGGTTTGAGCGAGCTTAAGAAGGTATTATGTGAGTTTCTCTCACCGAAAACTAGCGAGGGTCTTAAAACAAGTAGTTTCAGACATAATTAG
- a CDS encoding tRNA (cytidine(56)-2'-O)-methyltransferase (catalyzes the S-adenosyl-methionine-dependent 2'-O-ribose methylation of C56 in tRNA transcripts), with product MKVCVLRIGHRPERDKRVTTHVALTARAFGASCFVLGDVEDQSVSESLRKVCERWGCGDFKYLSGVSSIKFINEWKNSGGSVVHLTMYGLHLDEVINTIRSSSKDLLVVVGASKVPRIFYELADFNVAIGHQPHSEVAALAIFLDRLFEGKELHLIFSDAKYYIEPSIKGKKVVRVG from the coding sequence ATTAAAGTTTGCGTTTTAAGGATAGGTCATAGACCTGAGAGAGATAAGAGGGTGACTACGCACGTAGCGCTTACCGCGAGAGCTTTTGGTGCGTCGTGTTTTGTATTAGGCGATGTAGAAGATCAGAGTGTTTCTGAGAGTTTAAGGAAAGTCTGCGAGAGGTGGGGCTGCGGAGACTTTAAGTATCTCTCGGGCGTTTCTAGTATTAAGTTTATTAATGAGTGGAAAAATTCCGGAGGTTCTGTAGTGCACCTCACGATGTACGGCTTACACCTCGACGAGGTCATCAACACTATAAGGTCGTCATCTAAAGATTTACTGGTTGTAGTAGGCGCATCGAAAGTTCCGAGAATCTTCTACGAGTTAGCAGACTTTAACGTAGCGATAGGGCATCAACCACACTCGGAAGTTGCTGCCTTAGCAATCTTCTTAGACAGGCTTTTTGAAGGAAAAGAACTTCACCTTATTTTCTCTGATGCTAAATATTATATAGAGCCGTCGATTAAGGGAAAGAAGGTGGTTAGAGTTGGGTAA
- a CDS encoding transcription factor: protein MGKSRKLDELSKFIEEYIGEAGKAVFEVLVKRNKELTDSEIVSETGINEQEVRRALYELHSLGIVAYKKKQSPEDGKFIYTWFIDGGRLNQVLLQRKKETLSKLKARLNFESNNTFFVCDVDGVRLTFDEAFENDFKCPKCGADLRPEDNTTTKEFLKKMIAKLEEEISNEEKEVTS, encoded by the coding sequence TTGGGTAAGTCTAGAAAGTTAGACGAGCTATCTAAATTTATTGAAGAATATATCGGGGAAGCGGGCAAGGCAGTTTTCGAAGTCTTAGTTAAGCGTAATAAAGAGTTAACAGACTCAGAAATAGTTTCAGAGACGGGCATTAACGAGCAGGAAGTTAGAAGAGCTCTATACGAGCTACACTCATTAGGCATTGTTGCTTACAAGAAAAAGCAGAGTCCTGAAGATGGAAAGTTTATTTATACGTGGTTCATAGACGGAGGCAGACTTAATCAAGTCCTCCTCCAGAGAAAGAAAGAAACATTAAGTAAACTTAAGGCTAGGCTAAATTTCGAGTCTAACAATACTTTCTTCGTGTGTGACGTTGACGGTGTTAGACTAACTTTTGATGAGGCTTTCGAGAATGACTTTAAGTGTCCTAAGTGTGGGGCTGATTTAAGGCCTGAAGACAATACGACTACTAAAGAATTCCTGAAGAAAATGATCGCCAAACTCGAAGAGGAAATATCTAATGAGGAGAAGGAAGTCACTAGTTGA
- a CDS encoding DNA cytosine methyltransferase encodes MRRRKSLVDLFAGGGGFSRGFYEAGFEPVLAVEIDEASTKTYVSNFPKSLIISEDIRDLECWRLRDLLSYEKVDVVIGSPPCEPFTGSNPNRMKDPLDRLYRDETGRLVLEFIRILECLEPEYFVMENVPAILDGDLSSALKEEFSRVGYDVYFNLLRAEDYGTPSRRLRVFISNVRIDPPKSSRLITVLEAISDLPEPSADPQIPNHEPPPSLSKSKLKKVLRLRWGDSVVKYEGAEGRFLPNLIRLHPYKTAPTVLGSSRFIHPFENRLLTVREQARLMGFPDNHVFLGGRDQQYNQVGEAVPPPIARAIALELLKRLGT; translated from the coding sequence ATGAGGAGAAGGAAGTCACTAGTTGATTTATTTGCTGGTGGCGGAGGCTTTAGCAGGGGATTCTATGAAGCGGGCTTTGAGCCCGTCCTAGCTGTAGAGATAGATGAAGCCTCAACTAAGACATACGTATCTAACTTCCCTAAATCGCTAATTATATCGGAAGACATACGCGACCTCGAGTGCTGGAGGTTACGTGACCTTCTAAGTTATGAGAAAGTAGACGTAGTGATAGGCTCCCCACCTTGCGAGCCTTTCACAGGGTCCAACCCTAACAGAATGAAAGACCCTCTAGACAGACTGTATAGAGACGAGACAGGCAGACTAGTCTTAGAATTCATAAGGATTCTTGAATGTCTAGAGCCTGAGTACTTCGTCATGGAGAACGTTCCGGCAATACTAGACGGAGACCTGAGTTCAGCACTTAAGGAAGAATTTAGTAGGGTTGGGTATGACGTCTACTTCAACCTTCTCAGAGCAGAAGATTATGGAACTCCCTCAAGAAGACTTAGAGTGTTCATATCTAATGTTCGTATAGACCCTCCTAAGTCAAGTAGGCTAATTACTGTGTTAGAAGCAATTTCAGACCTTCCGGAACCTTCGGCAGACCCTCAGATACCTAATCACGAGCCGCCGCCAAGTCTCAGTAAGTCTAAGCTGAAGAAAGTGCTTAGGCTTAGGTGGGGTGATTCAGTAGTTAAGTATGAAGGTGCTGAAGGACGATTCTTACCTAATCTTATTAGGTTGCATCCCTACAAGACAGCGCCGACGGTGTTAGGCTCTTCAAGATTCATACATCCTTTCGAGAACAGGCTACTTACTGTCAGAGAGCAGGCTAGACTGATGGGGTTCCCTGACAACCACGTATTTCTGGGAGGTAGAGACCAACAATATAATCAAGTGGGGGAGGCTGTTCCGCCACCAATAGCTAGAGCGATAGCTCTTGAGTTACTTAAGCGTTTAGGTACTTGA
- a CDS encoding RecB-family nuclease, which yields MGQSPVNTEQTLRTRDGDDSLELIVVVSNVSSPQRLIDFAKLVYGLSNLRSSLVFTRVSGMAAQSGVPEVSKYLYRLGKPLLLLPSPQDVIDLLKPDRILVLAKTDVSKDIEEIADSLKGRVALLVNGGDTPPPKTELSLGDHVMVRELDPSTPPQALLAITLYVIMKKHAEKNI from the coding sequence TTGGGTCAAAGTCCTGTGAACACTGAGCAGACACTAAGAACTAGAGACGGTGATGACAGCTTAGAACTAATAGTAGTAGTCAGTAATGTTTCGTCTCCTCAGAGACTAATTGATTTCGCTAAGCTAGTCTATGGTCTAAGCAACTTAAGAAGTAGCCTAGTCTTCACTAGGGTTTCTGGCATGGCGGCCCAGTCAGGAGTGCCTGAAGTAAGTAAGTATCTGTATAGGTTAGGTAAACCATTACTTCTCCTGCCATCACCTCAGGATGTCATCGACTTGCTAAAGCCTGACAGAATTCTAGTATTAGCTAAAACTGATGTTTCTAAAGACATCGAAGAAATAGCTGACAGCTTGAAAGGTCGAGTAGCTCTGTTAGTCAACGGCGGCGATACACCTCCACCTAAAACAGAGCTTAGCTTAGGGGATCACGTTATGGTGAGAGAGCTTGACCCATCTACACCACCCCAAGCACTACTAGCTATAACACTCTACGTGATTATGAAGAAGCACGCAGAGAAAAACATTTAA
- a CDS encoding sulfite oxidase-like oxidoreductase, with protein MSKPDSLPPGQRAIPNFIIYRILGQPQVDLTSWRLRVGGDVSNPLTYTYNELLEMIDTSYVSDFHCVTGWSVRNVMWEGVSLRKLSMRAQPSKDVKWVYIVSLDRYTTVIPYEDFLDERSLLALRMNGRTLSLEQGFPARIFIPHLYGWKSAKWVTEITLTKEYKDGYWEALGYHHRGNVWREERFK; from the coding sequence TTGAGTAAGCCTGACTCATTACCTCCTGGACAAAGAGCTATACCTAACTTCATAATCTACAGGATTCTTGGTCAGCCCCAAGTAGACCTTACTTCATGGAGGTTAAGGGTAGGGGGCGATGTGAGCAACCCCCTAACATACACATACAACGAATTGCTTGAAATGATTGACACGTCTTATGTCTCAGATTTCCACTGCGTCACTGGATGGTCTGTAAGAAACGTCATGTGGGAAGGCGTCTCACTAAGAAAACTCTCCATGAGAGCACAGCCGTCAAAAGATGTCAAGTGGGTTTACATAGTGAGTCTAGATAGGTACACGACCGTAATACCATACGAAGATTTTCTCGATGAAAGAAGTCTCCTTGCATTAAGAATGAATGGAAGGACTTTAAGTTTAGAACAAGGCTTTCCAGCAAGGATCTTCATACCACATTTATATGGCTGGAAGAGTGCTAAATGGGTGACTGAGATCACCCTAACTAAAGAATATAAAGATGGATATTGGGAGGCTTTAGGCTATCATCATAGAGGAAACGTATGGAGAGAAGAGAGGTTTAAGTAA
- a CDS encoding class II SORL domain-containing protein has translation MKSFSELIYSQERAPGEAITKVETHTPKIEAPDTVKTNEAFEVKVFVGPHPNTVEHSIRRIELYFYEEGRPFNPIRLATTELEPVYSEPEIRLKIKLKKSGVIYAVEYCNLHGLWEARKEIKVE, from the coding sequence ATGAAGAGCTTCAGCGAACTAATATATAGTCAGGAGAGAGCGCCAGGCGAAGCAATAACTAAAGTTGAAACCCACACACCAAAAATAGAAGCACCCGATACCGTAAAAACTAACGAAGCTTTTGAGGTTAAAGTTTTTGTAGGACCTCACCCAAACACCGTAGAACACTCTATCAGAAGGATAGAACTCTACTTCTACGAAGAAGGTAGACCTTTTAACCCGATAAGACTAGCTACTACAGAGTTAGAGCCTGTATATAGTGAGCCAGAAATAAGGTTGAAAATAAAACTGAAAAAGAGTGGAGTCATATACGCTGTAGAGTACTGCAACTTACACGGATTGTGGGAAGCTAGGAAAGAAATTAAGGTTGAGTAA
- a CDS encoding VIT1/CCC1 transporter family protein produces the protein MSHDIIRIALKSLEDEELAQASYEYLAARVSDEALSKKLKELASMEASHVAFWKNFLKRKEVEPKARRFKKVLNLMLLKFAYRVFGLGFVIKLLEHDEVRAVREYLSVVESGELDDHEVKLLVSIAKDEVLHENVLKKEEELYKTFLEHVREIVLGMNDGLVEVLSVSAGLAGTFVLPLYVFIGGTLVGIGGALSMGIGAYISSKTSTQIANEKMKYLQLLSAVKSGYSSGELGTSLTALDIHIGNEEASRDPKKAGLFTGLSYLSGSLVPLLPYVLLIPPPISVVLSFVFSAAALGLTGFIISILGGLEAKRKILELIALGMIAATITYFIGRIANILLGIEI, from the coding sequence ATGAGTCATGACATAATAAGGATAGCCCTTAAGTCTTTAGAGGACGAGGAACTTGCTCAAGCATCTTATGAGTACTTAGCTGCTAGAGTCTCTGATGAGGCACTTAGCAAAAAACTTAAAGAGCTTGCTTCCATGGAAGCTTCGCACGTCGCTTTCTGGAAGAATTTCCTTAAGAGGAAGGAAGTAGAACCCAAAGCACGCAGGTTTAAAAAAGTACTGAATTTAATGTTGTTGAAGTTTGCATATAGGGTTTTTGGTTTAGGCTTCGTTATCAAGTTATTAGAGCATGACGAAGTGAGAGCTGTTAGAGAATACTTAAGTGTGGTTGAGTCAGGCGAGCTAGATGATCATGAGGTAAAGTTACTCGTAAGTATCGCTAAAGACGAAGTACTTCACGAGAATGTTTTGAAGAAGGAAGAAGAGCTGTATAAGACTTTCCTAGAACACGTTAGGGAAATAGTTTTGGGAATGAATGACGGCTTAGTCGAGGTTCTCTCAGTCTCTGCAGGGCTTGCAGGAACTTTTGTACTCCCACTATACGTCTTTATTGGCGGCACGCTAGTGGGTATTGGGGGAGCTCTTTCTATGGGTATAGGAGCATATATTAGTTCAAAGACTAGTACACAAATAGCTAACGAAAAAATGAAGTACTTACAGTTACTGTCTGCGGTAAAGTCTGGCTATAGTTCTGGAGAACTTGGAACTAGTCTAACTGCTTTAGACATTCACATAGGAAATGAGGAGGCATCAAGAGACCCCAAAAAAGCAGGACTATTCACGGGGCTCTCTTACTTGTCAGGGTCTCTAGTACCTTTACTCCCCTACGTGTTGCTTATCCCTCCACCAATCTCAGTAGTTTTGTCTTTCGTGTTTTCTGCGGCGGCCTTAGGGCTGACGGGCTTCATAATATCCATTTTAGGAGGTCTTGAAGCCAAGCGCAAAATCCTAGAACTAATAGCTCTGGGAATGATCGCCGCAACCATAACTTACTTTATTGGTAGAATAGCTAACATTCTCTTAGGTATTGAGATATGA
- a CDS encoding FprA family A-type flavoprotein, with the protein MELVEVKELLKDLVVLRVFDRKIMYFESLWEIPEGITYNSYVLKTKEGSVLFDTVKHVFSEEYIDALRRVVDLRDIKYVVLHHMEPDHSSSLKALSALNEFGAEVLGHPLTAKLIKSLLGIEVKFRPVRDGEELRLGDTTLRFFHVPWLHWPETIFTYVDEFRALMTCDAFGAYSVSPIIVSDLTDLKTRYSRFMKKYFVNIIGHYRDNVIKALNKLTTHNLKVELVAPSHGAVLLGTDTINEAIKLYRLWAEARPENKKLVILYTSMYGYNEKIVEKLLSMIKRDDVHIEVFKFTSDYRDNVSDFLGEAIDAKVIVLVTSTYDNAVFPLTKYVLELLLSKTDSEKPLYIITTYGWNDAASREIRNLLTRSKFKLSGELSVNSLLTETDFQKLSSLAREILASLEVS; encoded by the coding sequence TTGGAGCTAGTTGAAGTAAAAGAACTTCTAAAAGACCTGGTTGTCTTGAGAGTTTTTGACAGGAAAATAATGTACTTTGAGTCTCTCTGGGAGATACCTGAGGGGATCACGTACAACTCGTACGTCCTGAAGACTAAAGAAGGATCTGTCCTCTTTGACACTGTAAAACACGTATTCTCAGAAGAATACATTGATGCTCTTAGAAGAGTAGTTGATTTAAGAGATATTAAGTATGTAGTCCTTCATCACATGGAGCCTGATCACAGTAGTTCCTTGAAAGCTTTGAGTGCTTTAAATGAGTTCGGAGCTGAGGTCTTAGGACACCCTCTCACAGCTAAACTCATAAAGTCTCTTCTAGGTATAGAAGTTAAATTTAGGCCTGTAAGAGATGGCGAAGAGTTGAGGCTTGGCGACACTACGTTGAGGTTTTTCCATGTCCCGTGGTTGCACTGGCCGGAAACAATTTTCACTTATGTTGATGAGTTTAGAGCTCTGATGACTTGCGACGCGTTCGGCGCTTACTCTGTGTCTCCCATCATAGTAAGTGATTTAACTGATTTGAAGACGCGGTACTCTAGGTTCATGAAAAAATACTTTGTTAACATAATAGGACATTACAGAGATAACGTCATTAAGGCGCTAAATAAGCTTACTACACATAATCTAAAGGTGGAGTTAGTAGCACCCTCACACGGGGCTGTATTGCTAGGAACTGACACAATTAATGAGGCGATTAAGCTTTATCGTTTATGGGCTGAAGCTAGACCAGAAAATAAGAAGCTAGTTATTCTGTATACGTCTATGTACGGCTATAACGAGAAAATAGTTGAGAAACTATTAAGCATGATCAAAAGAGATGACGTGCATATTGAGGTATTCAAGTTTACCTCAGATTATAGAGATAACGTCTCAGATTTTCTAGGAGAAGCTATTGATGCTAAGGTGATTGTATTAGTAACCTCAACATATGACAACGCTGTCTTCCCTCTAACTAAGTACGTATTAGAACTCCTACTAAGTAAGACGGATTCCGAAAAGCCGCTCTACATCATAACTACTTACGGCTGGAACGACGCGGCATCAAGAGAGATAAGGAACTTACTCACGAGATCTAAGTTTAAGCTCTCTGGCGAGTTATCAGTTAACAGCCTACTCACAGAGACAGACTTCCAGAAATTAAGTAGTCTAGCGAGAGAAATCTTGGCTTCTTTAGAGGTTTCTTAA
- a CDS encoding peroxiredoxin, translating to MPGLIPLIGEPFPKLEVLTNYGKKVLPDDYKGKWFVLFSHPADFTPVCTTEFVAFSVRYEDFKKLNTELIGLSIDSNYSHIKWVEWIKEKLGYEIPFPIIADPRGQVAEKLGLLHAESTTATVRAVFIVDPEGVIRVILYYPLELGRNIDEILRILKALQVHEEHGVAIPANWPNNELIGERAIIPPPSTMSEASERLKKYTCFDWWFCHKEVPAEDAAEARAFLKRVAEARK from the coding sequence ATGCCCGGTTTAATACCTTTAATAGGTGAGCCCTTCCCAAAGCTCGAGGTACTCACTAATTACGGTAAGAAGGTCTTGCCAGACGACTATAAAGGTAAGTGGTTTGTCCTCTTTAGTCACCCAGCAGACTTCACTCCAGTGTGTACGACTGAATTCGTTGCTTTCTCTGTAAGGTATGAAGACTTCAAAAAATTAAACACAGAGCTTATAGGACTTAGTATAGACAGCAACTATAGCCATATTAAGTGGGTTGAGTGGATAAAAGAGAAACTAGGTTATGAGATTCCGTTTCCTATAATAGCTGATCCTAGAGGGCAAGTAGCTGAGAAGCTTGGATTACTTCATGCAGAATCTACTACGGCAACTGTTAGGGCAGTATTCATTGTAGATCCTGAAGGCGTAATAAGAGTTATCCTGTATTACCCTCTAGAATTAGGTAGAAATATTGACGAAATACTCAGGATACTAAAAGCTCTGCAAGTACATGAAGAACACGGTGTAGCCATACCTGCGAACTGGCCTAACAACGAATTAATAGGTGAAAGAGCTATAATACCGCCACCATCAACCATGAGTGAAGCGTCCGAAAGATTAAAGAAATATACGTGCTTTGACTGGTGGTTCTGTCATAAAGAAGTACCTGCAGAAGACGCTGCAGAAGCAAGAGCTTTCTTAAAGAGAGTAGCAGAAGCTCGCAAGTAA
- the alaXM gene encoding alanyl-tRNA editing protein AlaXM — translation MVTELLFQKDSYLRRFEAVVIEVARDGVVLDKTAFHPTSGGVANDTGWLYSGEKKYEVRDVIIDKNSGEVIHVLDSVEGLKPGSSIIGELNWERRYKLMRLHTAAHILSAVMYSRYGSLVTGGSVEPDKAKEDYDVQGDEKEVFSKAAEEVNEIIKKSIEVRIYWLSREEAMKIPGIVKLAARMPPNIETLRIVEIPGVDIQADGGPHVKNTAEIGKFVLLKTENRGKKRKRIYYTVEP, via the coding sequence GTGGTTACTGAGTTGCTGTTTCAGAAAGACAGCTACTTAAGGAGATTTGAGGCTGTTGTGATTGAAGTAGCTAGAGATGGTGTAGTCTTAGATAAGACTGCTTTTCATCCCACGTCTGGGGGTGTAGCTAATGATACTGGCTGGCTCTACTCTGGCGAGAAGAAGTACGAGGTCAGAGACGTAATAATCGATAAGAACTCTGGCGAGGTCATACACGTGCTTGATAGTGTCGAGGGTTTGAAGCCCGGTTCCTCAATTATTGGTGAGTTGAATTGGGAGAGGAGGTATAAGTTGATGAGGTTACATACCGCAGCACACATACTATCTGCAGTCATGTACTCTAGATACGGCTCTCTAGTTACTGGGGGTAGTGTAGAACCAGATAAAGCGAAAGAAGACTATGATGTGCAGGGTGACGAAAAAGAAGTCTTCAGTAAGGCAGCAGAAGAAGTTAACGAGATCATAAAGAAGAGTATAGAAGTTAGAATCTACTGGCTTAGCAGAGAAGAGGCTATGAAAATACCAGGTATAGTAAAGCTAGCCGCTAGGATGCCGCCAAACATAGAAACTTTAAGGATAGTAGAGATCCCCGGTGTTGATATACAAGCTGACGGAGGACCTCACGTTAAGAACACAGCAGAGATAGGCAAGTTTGTCCTCTTAAAAACAGAAAATAGAGGTAAGAAGAGAAAGAGAATATACTATACAGTAGAGCCTTAA
- a CDS encoding DUF357 domain-containing protein translates to MALEDIHTRLKTYIDMVEKALKTLRILNDSKEVNEVIRLASLYLNDSKYYFSIGDYVTSLSCVAYSEGLLDALRLTSNVEFEWVREKPKKVLIGGTFDLLHPGHVHYVREAHKRGLVYAVVARDSVVKKIKGREPVFDEKSRLTLVSSLKYVYEAILGDEEDFMKPVIKVRPDIILLGPDQPIDEHTLTRNSEKLGLNVTVERLRERVGGQLMSTTDIIKEVLRRYCVNQYNK, encoded by the coding sequence ATGGCGTTAGAAGACATTCACACTAGGTTAAAGACCTACATAGACATGGTTGAAAAAGCACTGAAGACCTTGAGAATATTAAATGACAGTAAAGAAGTAAACGAGGTAATAAGACTAGCGTCACTTTACTTGAATGACTCGAAGTACTACTTCAGCATCGGTGATTACGTAACTTCATTGTCTTGCGTAGCATACAGTGAGGGCTTGTTAGACGCCTTAAGACTTACAAGCAACGTCGAGTTTGAGTGGGTGAGAGAAAAGCCTAAAAAAGTCCTCATAGGAGGGACTTTCGACTTGCTACATCCGGGTCACGTACATTACGTGAGAGAGGCTCATAAGAGAGGACTAGTATATGCCGTAGTAGCTAGAGACTCTGTAGTCAAGAAAATAAAAGGAAGAGAACCAGTATTTGACGAAAAATCAAGACTCACTCTAGTTTCTTCTCTTAAATACGTTTATGAGGCAATACTAGGTGATGAAGAAGACTTTATGAAGCCAGTGATTAAAGTGAGGCCAGACATAATACTGTTGGGTCCTGACCAACCCATAGACGAGCATACTCTCACCCGGAATAGCGAGAAACTAGGTCTAAACGTGACTGTAGAGAGACTGAGAGAGAGGGTGGGAGGACAGCTGATGTCAACTACAGACATAATAAAAGAAGTCCTCCGCAGATACTGCGTAAATCAATACAACAAATAA